A segment of the Lagopus muta isolate bLagMut1 chromosome 8, bLagMut1 primary, whole genome shotgun sequence genome:
TCTGCGCTCCTTACCTCCCACCTGTCGGGGTGCTGAACCACCTTGTGCACGCTGAAGGCCGGCAGGTTAGCCTGGAGGTAGTCGGCCAGGAGCTCGGCTCTGGCGTACTGGGGGCAGCCTGCCCTACCTGTGGGAGCAACAACGGCACGGCTAAGGGAAGGCTCCGTGATACCAGCGAGTCAAATGCTCTTTGAATTGCTCCCGGTTGGCACAGAGCCTGCGTGACCGGTATCACACGAGTTCCTCTGGGAACTTTCTGAAGCGTCAGGGCAAGCAAATTACCAGCAAAAAAAGGGTAATTTCAGAGGCCATACTCCTGCTCAGTTCAGGAGGAGTGTTTCGGCCAACGCCTAAGCGGTGCTTCACCGGACGAGCGAAGGGGAGCATAGCAGAGAGGGAAGCTTCCCGATGgagtgagggtgacagagctgACTCGaaagcggcggcggcggcgtgACGGACAGACGCCACGCTCAAGAGAGAGTGAAGGCGCGAAAGGCGGCAGAGCCGGCTGAGAGGAGCAGCCGCCGCAGCCCCACACAGCGCCCAACGGCCACCTCACCCGCCAGCACCAGCTTGGCCATGCGCGCGCCGCTCCTAACGGTCGGTTTGCCGTCGCGCGGCAACGCGCCGCAACCGTTTGTCCCTCGGCTCGCGCCGTTCCTCTCGCGAGGCTCGCTCAGGGCGCGTGCGCGAAGGGCGGCTGGGTGTTATGGCGCCTTGGAGAGCGAGGTAACCGCTCCTGGGCGGCGGAGCGTGGTCCTCTGCAGTCAAGCGCGCGTGTCGCGAGCTCTGCAGAGCCGCCGCACAGCCCCCGTCCGCGGGGAGCCGGCAGGGGGCCGCTCGGCCTGCGCGGCAGTGGGGCTTTCCACGGCGGCGTGGCCGCCCCGGGCAGGCTCTGCCGAGCAGGCAGCGAGCGGACCCGGAGTCCCGTCAGGGAGCGGGCCGGCCTGCGGGGCAGGCGGTGGGAGGAGGTTCTGTCTCCCGGCGAGGTGGCTTTGGTCGCAGCATCGATCGGAGGAAAAGGTGGTGCCCGGTGTGCGGGAAGCCCAATAAAATCCTCTGCAGATCCgttcccagctgctgcttttacaCGTTTTTCCATGGCAGTATTACTTAAGAGCCCGCAAATCTGTTGTGTATCAGTTCCACTTATGTAAATGTCTTTATGTTCATTTTCCAGGCCGGTTTCCAATGGTAGGATTTCTTCAGATCCCTGATCTTGAGCGAGCGTTTCACATCCATGTGTGAGACgctgacaaaaataaatcctaaGATGGGTTACCTGCTGAAGGCAGTCAGGTACTTGTACAGGTGCAGCCCTGGGCCCAGACTGTCAGCTCCTACAAGCGGGCGCGTTGTATGGAGCAGCAGGCATAGGGATCACCTGGAGAATGTGAACTGCAGGAAGTTGTTTCTAAATACTTTTCCCTCTCTACATGGATTGCCTCTTCGATTTCTGTCtcaaaaagcagatgttttcagCACAGGTGatgaagcacagcaggaaaagagTAGAGAGGTTGCAGTGAGCGagcaggctctgcagagctccttggAAATGGAGAAGTTGGGTGGTGATGCACAGAGCTTTGGAGTGAAGGCAGTGCTGGATCAAAATGAACAGTTCTTTAACAGACTCCATAAGTGCGCCTGTCCTAGTGACGTACTGGACTTGGCCTCAGAGTCTGCTTTCTCCATCAAGCAGTTCACCAACTGTTTAACTACCATGTGGAAACTCTTGAGAAAGATGTCGGAAGACCAGCGGCGCTACGAGAAGCGGCTCATCTTTGAGCACCCAGCCTTTGTCAGGCTttgtcagcagctgctgcagcactccagGAGGATGACACGGAGCGACCTGGTGTTCAGTCTGCACGCTGTGGTGAACCTCGGTGTTCCTCAGAACACTCTCTTAGTCCAGACTTTGTTGAGGGTGTGCCAAGTAAGTATCAAAATCCCTCACGGAAGTTTGGGCTGAAATATCAGGGTTGGTTTTTTGAGGCTGTACAGCATCAGAGAGGTTTGGGTTACATCTCTGGTTTACTCTGATGTTCGGAGGAAACGGGGCTCCCTTAGTTAATCATTATGCACATCtggtttctttcattttttaaaccGCTGCCTGATTTCACACATAACTGAGAAGTCTGAAAAATCGTTACCCTTTTCAAATGAACTTGGAGACTGTGGAGGTCAGTGGAGACTTAAGCTTATGACCTGACTTCTAATGGGAAGACAGGATGACGGGTACAAAGTAAGAGGTTTTCTTTTCGGAAATTTTTACTGGTCTGAGGTAATCTAGCACTGTGAAAACTCTTTAACAGGAGAAGCTCAATCAACTGGATAACCGCTGTATGTCAGTTTTGGCCACTACGTTAGCCAGGATGGATGAAGACAAGAATGTGAGCGCTCTTCAAGCTGGATTACAGTGAGAAAATTACCTTACATGTGTTATTagtatttaaatattgtttGAATATATGTGTCTTAAAAATCATGGAGGGAATGTGTGTGCATAAAAGACATATTTAACCTGTAAGAAAGAGGTAATGAGTCTAGCTTAAATTATaaagtattttgatttttcgTGATGAGAACAGCCAGGccctatttctttttaatttagtaAGGAAGAATTAAGATGAAAACAAGTTTTGATTTTATCTATCTGTGAATGCAGCAAAGCATTCAGGTGAGTGCTTTATCAGAATAACTTCTTTGACTTTAATGATTTTCCCTAGGCCAATGAGATTTATATGGATATCAAATCTGCTGACTCGTATGAGATTCTTTTTACTGAGGCTAGCACAGAGCTTGCActagttttgttcttttggtCCTGAGTCAGGACCTGCTCTGAAAAGGTGGATGTGTTAGTGACACACAAAAAGCAGGCTTTCCTGTAAGCTCAGGTACATGGTTCTTGTAGGTAGAAAGCAGGAGATCCACCTATAGGCTATTCTTCTGTCCATTTGAGGGAAATGCATCTGCAGCAACGAATTTCAGAGCAATACAGTGCCTTAGACAGTGACACTTTGTACTTTGGTAGTTGCGTAGATATATTTAAGAGTGATTCAGAGACAACAGTTACAGTACTTCCATCTGAGCCAGAAAAGGCAGTGCTGGGAAAACAGAACACCTTCATCATGCACTTATGTGCTATGATATCTCCTTCTGTCTACagctcacagaacagcttgCTCATTTTTTTTGCACAAGGTTGTTGTCATTGTTATAAAACATATATTGTTCTCTACAGAAGTGTTAATTCCTCGATGCTTAACTGCACTCACATTTGCAGTCACCTGTAGTAGCAAGGAAGGTGTTTCTGTTATTCAGAGTTTGTGAGGGACAGCACTTAGGTATcaggaagcattaaaaaaaacatatcacTGTAACAATGTAATGATTTCCAACTGAGCCACAGCTACATCATGTAAAATTGTGCTGGCCTTGCAAATAAGTGATGTAAGAGGAGGAAGGAATTACTGCTTTAACTTGGGAATatgctaatgaaaaaaaatgggggTACCTACCTGCTTTTGCTGAAATGAGAGAACTGTCTCAAGgccttgcatttctttcttcctcagatTACTAGTAGAGCAGCGACTCCCAAGCATCAGAGATATCTTCATACTGCAAAACTTGATGAAATGCATGGGAAAGGATGCTCCagtctttctgaaaaagaaattagaggTAAACTTGTCTGGAGGTTCACTTTTACTTCCACAAAGcctgtgcttttgctttgttttgtaaattGTGTATGGTTCTTTCCAGGTGCACAAAGAAATTACATAAAGGTTTTGGTGTATGAATCATGGTCCAGCTATATCTGTAAAAAGATCTTAAGTTTGGTGCTGGAAGAATTACCCCATGAAATGGGAcagaaagcaatggaaattGCACAAAAGGAGTTGAGACAGTAAAATAGTTGTTCCCTTGCCTCTGGGCTGGCCACGtagtatttcacagaagaatgTGTAGGCTGTTCCCTGATTCCCTTTACTAACCTGTAGTTGGAAGACTGACATAAAACTGTATAATTTCTATTGTAGGTGCATTTTGTATTTACCTGTTGATACGCAtgaatattgtatttttttaatatgtatgaATATTGGTTTTATTAATATCCAATAAAGCTAGACTCATTTTTGCTGTCACTTCTATTAGTCTAATTGCTACTTCTATAAATGAAGTCTCTTCTGTGGTATCAGAGCTTCCGTGCCTCAGTGCAcatttcaggttggatgtttgtattaaaaatattctagtCAGTATGGGGTTGGATCCTGTTGAAGGCTTACAGCTCTCAAACACATCCAAACTAGTAATTGCAGTAATTTAAATGTCAACTATGttaattatatttctgtttcttttttttaagagttgGCGTAATGTATATATTCACAGCATTAGGAAATAAGTTTTACTGAGACTTCTTGTAAAAAATCCATGTAAAAGCAAATTGCTGTGAACTTGCTAAGTGACAGAGTTCTAGAACACTTGATCTGTTCTAATTGTGTTTTGAGAAACTGAAAGAGCTTACTttatgcttttgctttctgttgctcCTTTTTCTTACTTGTAAGTCTGAACAGGTTAAGAAATTTGGAAAAGTTTTGGTGAAAAGTTTTTCATAATAAAACAACGGTAGTGTATGTGGAGAATGAAGAATTTAATAAATTCTAATTCACTTTAGATGGCAGTTTGGAGAGAGATAGACCACATGACTTACCCGAATGCTCACCGTGTGTTTTTGGGTCTTGTTGCAATGAAGTATTGTTCCATTCCAATCCTGAATGCCTGCAGTAAAAAGATCCAgggtaagaagaaaaaaaaacaaaaaaaaaagtgtttattaaatttctcttccttgtgCAAAGTTCTTCCTCATTATTTCTTTCACATCCCTTTCTCGATTTCCTTTAAAACTCAGGGAACATGTTTGTTTTACAGGATAAGACAGTAATGCAGAGTGATTTCATGAGTGACAAGACAGAAAATTACTCATGGATAATGATAACAAATAGTTCTTGTATTCTCTCCCCTTTTTAACGTTTCCTTgaattatgttgttttttttctttgattttcttctgcatgcattattttggaaaaagaagtgAAGGATAGCAATAAAACGTAGATTTCAGataagtttttaaaacaaatctgaatGGGAAATAGATATTGATAGATATCAATAGATAGATTGATGGTCTAGTGCAATTTGTTGATATACTAAATGGAGTACAGTTCTTCCCTGTTTAGCTGGATCTCATTCTTGAATGCTGATTAATAATTGACCTCATGCTGCAGCTTAAAAACATCTAAATGAAAGTTATTGCTCTCACCTCTCTCCATACCTTTATAATGCATTTCTATGTATACAGAGtctgcatgtatttattcacaCTTAAAATACCTATGAATATATGTCTCATAAACTATTGAGATAGCAAAACAACATTCTTAAcatttaggaaacaaaaatatttgggtTGCTTGTACAGTCTTTATTTGTTCTGTGGATTAGGATGCAGTCTTTAACCGCCTTCTACCACAGGACTCTACCACACATAGACACAGGCTACGTGGCGTGCAGAGTCAGCAGCTACTCAGtacatttttctgcatgttctCAGGACTTGCTGCATATTGTGCAAATTATGCTGTGGGCACAGTGATTTATTTCTTGGTAGAAACTTCTCCCTTTCAGAGCTGGGGATAGAATAGGAAGAGGAGAGAGGGCATCCTTTGGGGCCCATGAGGTAAGGGAACTCCCCAGCACGATTTACAGGTTCTACTCAGTTGCTGGGGCTTTCAAGAAAGTAGTGCCCTCTCCCGTATCTAGGGACCTGACCGTAATTGTAGTAACTATGTATTTCATAAATTGAGTGAATTTTTGCAGAAGTGAAGAAATGACCCAGTGGTGatattcattttctaattaaacAGCAGACAGAGATTCAGGTCAAAGTGTCCTGTAATACAAGATTCCTTtggcctgtttttttttcttaagaatacCTAGCATTACAAATCACTTCATATGATGCAGAGCTTTCATTGTCTTCAACTGCAGTACTGCTGCAAGTACTCAGCACCTCAAGAAACGAGGTGTTTCATGCTAAACCTAGAAAACCACTGAGCACAACTCAGAGGATGTGAATTCAGTTATTTTCCTGCTGTCGTCTTGAGTCCTCTGGCAGAGGAAGCAATGAAGTCTGCAACTGATGATTGTACTATTGTAGCTGTGctcttttctcctgcagtcACTATCTTTTATGACATGCATGTCACTCTTTGCAGCACACAGCGTAGGAGTTCAGAGAGAGCATTGCTTTTTAGTACTTCATCTTTTTCAAATCAGGCTTTCATTGACTTGtatcatttgttcttttttcttttatgttacAGAGAATATTCACGATGCTCCATTTTGGCAATTAATTCTTATTCTGGAAGCTTGTCACAGTCTACAGTACCGTaatataaaactgttttcaacAGTAGCAGACTATGTTAATTCTGTTGTCTGCCTCTTGGACAAAAGACAGGTGAGTTTGAGACCAAGTACTTTATAGTAGTAGCAATAAAATAAGCAATGTCTGGTTCATtctgttttaccttttttcaTGTGTGTCTTCGGTCTCTGGAACAGATATTTTTATGAAAGTCACTTTGAAATTCATGCAGTTAATTTTCataaatgcatttctctttgttgaCTTGCAgattaaattaagaaataaaaggcaTATTAGGGTTTTAAAAgttgctttcattaaaaaacatttcttattgaaaacaaaagataagATCCACTTCACTGACTTTCTTGACTttataaaaatgtcttttgttttagattatcctttttctttctgccttcgAGTCACTTGGCTTTCAGCCCACTGAGCTGATGGGTGTTCTTGCTGAGAAAGTTACAGAAGACTCCGAATTCCTGGACTTGAAAAGCCTTTTGATTGTTCTTCGAGTGTATTCACGACTCAACTATATTCCCAGAGGCCAACATCATTTGTAGGTTTTCGTTTTAGAATGCCTGATGTTACATAGCTGTCATGGAGTAATATAAGGAAATGAATGGAATGGCAAGTGGTATTTGATTTCAATTGTGAAAAAGTCCATAATCTAGATTTATTAATCTGTAAGGTAAATTTGCTGtgcttttagtatttttttgtaCTACATAGGAATTGTTTTCTGTAGCTGAAAATGGGTACTTTCTTGGAATTAGACTGATGAAGCTACTAAGTCTCTTGATAAGTAGCTGTAGCCTCAAAGATTCTAATGGGAGTGGTGAACTAAAGAACATAGGATTATACAAGATAATAATTATTTCTATGTTGTATTTTTGAAATTGTTTGAAAACTACATTTTATATAGTCTTATTTGTGTATTCAGCtactttccttctgcttttggaaaaggTTTTATGAGACTCTTCACAGCTGCTTGAATAAGTACCTTCCCCAGATTTCCAATACAGAACTACTGAAGGCGGTGTATTCACTTTGCATCTTAGGAAATCTTCCTCACCGTGCACTCGATCAGCTGCTGAAAAAGGACAACTTTGAAGAACTTGTGTCAGGTCAGGCCTTGCTTCATCATATTCTTTAAAAGCACAGTCCATCTCCATACATAATTTGTTGTAATTGTACTAAAGTTTATAGCTTGGAAAAGCCAAACTCCATTAGCATTAAACATGACATTTGCAAGAAAAAGCTGACACAGTACCTGTGACCTAAGTGACACCATATTCTCTAATTATGTGCTAAGGCATCAAGTTTGTTGTCTTGGGCTCCGTGGTGGCTACAGTTCAATAATTTGCacaaaaaatgaatgtgagGTTGGTGCAAATGGTAGAAGTGTGTTGAGAGGTAAGGGTTCCATATTCAAGATGTTCAGgcatctttaaaaatatgagaAGTCCTAACATTTGTAAACCAGCTTTAGTACCTGGAATCTGAAGAGGTTCTGAATAGGCTGTAAAagataacaaaatgaaaaatcttgtGAAGTGATACACTGGCTGTAAgatttttgtattcattttcagGTGAtctttacaaggaaaaaagggaaacgATGCTTCACTGTGTGAGAACATGTATGGAACTTGATAGCCCTTCCTTCATGAAGCCTGCATTTGTGCCAACTGAAAGCTTCTCTTCATTAGTATCTGTTCATCTCAGAAAGGCTCGGGAGGCACTGCTAGAACTTCTGGGAGATGAGAACATGTTTCGGCAAAATGTTCAGCTGCCATATGAGTATCATATTGGTACGAAGCCAAATTACTGTCATGTATGCCATTACTTTTTAATGTAGATTTGTAATCCCTAAAATAATCAGGTGGTAACAATTTGCATGGGTTACAGGTGAGTAAAAGGTAAAGTTTTGAAGacagtcatttaaaaaatggtttCTTTGATTGGTCAATCTTATTTTCCAGGATACCTGTTAATGTCAGttcactgcttttatttac
Coding sequences within it:
- the FASTKD2 gene encoding FAST kinase domain-containing protein 2, mitochondrial, whose amino-acid sequence is MCETLTKINPKMGYLLKAVRYLYRCSPGPRLSAPTSGRVVWSSRHRDHLENVNCRKLFLNTFPSLHGLPLRFLSQKADVFSTGDEAQQEKSREVAVSEQALQSSLEMEKLGGDAQSFGVKAVLDQNEQFFNRLHKCACPSDVLDLASESAFSIKQFTNCLTTMWKLLRKMSEDQRRYEKRLIFEHPAFVRLCQQLLQHSRRMTRSDLVFSLHAVVNLGVPQNTLLVQTLLRVCQEKLNQLDNRCMSVLATTLARMDEDKNVSALQAGLQLLVEQRLPSIRDIFILQNLMKCMGKDAPVFLKKKLEMAVWREIDHMTYPNAHRVFLGLVAMKYCSIPILNACSKKIQENIHDAPFWQLILILEACHSLQYRNIKLFSTVADYVNSVVCLLDKRQIILFLSAFESLGFQPTELMGVLAEKVTEDSEFLDLKSLLIVLRVYSRLNYIPRGQHHLFYETLHSCLNKYLPQISNTELLKAVYSLCILGNLPHRALDQLLKKDNFEELVSGDLYKEKRETMLHCVRTCMELDSPSFMKPAFVPTESFSSLVSVHLRKAREALLELLGDENMFRQNVQLPYEYHIDFEIWMDSDRKKVLPVTAADSHAEISAQRLAFLFVPPSAFCLGTTHPQGKLAMKKRHLSKLGYHVILVLNKKFQELTPEGAIEFLKGKIYSENISSFSEVNLYDNN